Proteins encoded in a region of the Zea mays cultivar B73 chromosome 2, Zm-B73-REFERENCE-NAM-5.0, whole genome shotgun sequence genome:
- the LOC100191691 gene encoding uncharacterized LOC100191691 — MADPSYWDWMDIEDLVLPVVIFASVTVAPWLVVFIFLYIKQWWRVFRLGGVTTLRRNLSRNCVLCQQSLEAGEKVRTLSCNHEFHYGRSVKCEGIDHWLLMREPINYCPQCRKFPRSVQPWNTLLGGAPSSAPSQEASAAAQQQLPRTSSTRDLEDPLLPGHGETRTSTTLPVDDEIVEEAPSSQSTRAAVETDSATVATTFTKSIGGSATTVAAEVVVDAGFGGPTASEARRETDAEAASVPVDSEIVEEAPSSQSTRA; from the coding sequence CATCGAAGACCTCGTCCTGCCCGTCGTCATCTTTGCCAGCGTCACCGTGGCCCCGTGGCTCGTCGTATTCATTTTCTTGTACATCAAGCAATGGTGGCGCGTCTTCAGGCTCGGCGGCGTCACCACCCTGAGGCGGAACCTGAGCCGAAACTGCGTCCTGTGCCAACAAAGCCTGGAGGCCGGTGAGAAGGTCCGCACGCTCTCCTGCAACCACGAGTTCCACTACGGCCGCAGCGTCAAGTGCGAGGGCATCGACCACTGGCTTCTTATGAGGGAACCGATTAATTACTGCCCGCAGTGTCGCAAGTTTCCCCGTTCCGTGCAGCCGTGGAATACCTTGTTGGGAGGGGCACCGTCGTCAGCACCTTCGCAGGAAGCATCGGCGGCAGCGCAACAACAGTTGCCGCGGACGTCGTCGACGCGGGATTTGGAGGACCCGCTTCTTCCGGGGCACGGCGAGACACGGACGTCGACGACGCTTCCGGTGGACGACGAGATAGTAGAGGAGGCGCCTTCATCGCAGTCGACACGCGCTGCCGTGGAAACGGACAGCGCCACCGTCGCCACCACCTTCACAAAAAGCATCGGCGGCAGCGCAACAACAGTTGCCGCGGAAGTCGTCGTCGACGCGGGATTTGGAGGACCCACTGCTTCCGAGGCACGGCGAGAAACGGACGCCGAGGCCGCTTCAGTTCCGGTGGACAGCGAGATAGTAGAGGAGGCGCCTTCATCGCAGTCGACACGCGCGTGA